Proteins found in one Triticum urartu cultivar G1812 chromosome 4, Tu2.1, whole genome shotgun sequence genomic segment:
- the LOC125554450 gene encoding uncharacterized protein LOC125554450, with protein sequence MSSWAQHSRRGWRHGWAATLPPWRLLAFFAIVVSFLATSSYVDYRAVERRAEIGARVFAAPLAAMAAFLLFAALGYWRRRTRWALRRHAINAQPAVAPSQSSGASPWGVAAMVAVLLVMVTFQPSVHSMWFRPLWSSDYS encoded by the coding sequence ATGTCGTCGTGGGCGCAGCACTCGCGGCGGGGCTGGAGGCACGGCTGGGCGGCGACGCTGCCGCCGTGGCGCCTGCTGGCCTTCTTCGCCATCGTGGTCTCCTTCCTGGCCACCTCCTCCTACGTCGACTACCGGGCCGTGGAGCGCCGTGCCGAGATCGGGGCACGCGTCTTcgccgcgccgctcgccgccatGGCCGCCTTCCTCCTCTTCGCCGCGCTCGGGTACTGGCGCCGCCGCACCCGCTGGGCGCTCCGACGCCACGCCATTAACGCCCAGCCGGCCGTGGCACCGTCGCAGTCGTCGGGGGCGTCTCCGTGGGGCGTGGCGGCGATGGTGGCGGTGCTGCTGGTGATGGTGACGTTCCAGCCCTCCGTCCACTCCATGTGGTTCAGGCCGCTCTGGAGTTCAGACTACAGCTAG